The sequence caggggatcttcccaactcagggatggaacctgcatctcctgcattgcaggcagattcttttcaccatctgagccaccagggaagccgcaggCTCTTTGGGTTCACCCTCAATTGCCATGAGTTGTGAGTGCTATTAATCTCTGCTTTTCAGAGAAGATGCTAAGGCTCAGAAGGGCTGAGTGGCTCACGCAAGACCACATAGTAAGTGAGGGACAGAAACCAGATTCAAATTGGCTAGTTGgcctcaagggcttcccaggtggctcagtggtaaagaatccgcctgccaaagcaggagatgcaggttcgatccctgggtcaggaagattccctggaggaagaaatgtcaacacactccagtattcttacctgaaaaagaccatggacagaggagcctggcgggctacagtccatggggtcgcagagttggacttgactgagccaGTGAGCGTGAGCACGGATGGGCTTCAAAGCCATGATGCAGACTTTCCACTGTTAAGCCACCCCCCTGGCCCACACAGAACACACATTCCTCACAGGCTGAGATCAGCCTCACGCATCTCTGTGGCCCCTGCTGTGGCACAGAGCAccgggcctggcacacagcaggaaaTCAATAAACACTTATTcatctatttataaatatttgcaaGAGACAAAGAGCATGGTGGTTAAGAGCTCCAGCCCTGGAGCCTCATTCTAATTCTGGTTCAGACATTTATAAACTGTGCAGCCCAACGCGAGTGACATAACCTCCcggtacctcagtttcctcatccggaGCAGGCAAAAACAGTGTCTACCTCATAGGGCTTGCTGTGAAAGGTAATGAGTTCATATAAATGGCTTAGAATAATGCCAGCATGGGGGAAACACGTGTTGTCACACTTGTGGGCTGACAGATTTCTAGTCTGGCTAGGCTTGGACCAAGTGTAAGTTATAACTGTTTCTCCAGCTAACGTGTTGGATCTTATAGATCCAAATAGACCTGCTCTACTTGTGGTGGATTCCTCCAGTAAAATGGAGCTGTAAGAATATCTGGAGTCAGAAAGTCTTGCGTTTAAGTCCAAGTTCTGCCTTCTTggtccctctgggcctcagttttatcatctgttaaatgggtagAAGGCTTATTGGAAGGTTGAGGCAAAAGCAGAGGTGGGACAAAGCCAAGATTCATTCCCTGCAGCTCTTGGGCCCATCCAACCCTGTCACGTACCCTGCTCCCCTCCACCCCTGGGCTCCGTACCTTCCTGTGTCCTGTGAAAAAGAGGGAAAGGTGGTGCATTGAGCCTCCGTTGCGGCCCAGTTCCTTCTTGAGGGTGCGGGGGGAAGGCATGGCCCAGGCGGACGCGGTGCCCTCGCCGTCCGAGCAGTGCAGGGTGGTGTCGGAGGAGAAGCAGGGCCCGCGGTTCTCCTGCAGCAGGCTGCCCTCGCTGTGCGTCCGGCGCCGCAGCGAGTTCTGAACGCGCAGCGAGAGGCCGCCCTCGGCTCCCTGGCCCGTCTCGATCATGCTGCTGCGCTTGGCCTCCCCGCGCTCTCCGTAGTTGTCATCGCTTGTGTCCTCATCCTcgtcctcctccccctcctcggCCTCCTCTGCGTCCTCCTCGTCGCCCGAGCTGCCCGCCTCCGCCCCTGCCTTCTGGCTGTAGGTGCTATCCAGCCGGACCTCGGGGATCACGAAGTTCGGCTTGGAGGCCACGGGCGGGTTCCCTGTGGCTGCTGGTGGGTCCCCAGAGCTCGTGATCTCCTCAGCAAGGGGCTCAGCTGCCAGGGGGGACTGGCCGGGGGGTAGGTCTTGACGGGGCGGAAGGTCCTGGGCAGGGGgttcctggagggcagggaggtCTTTGCTGATTAGGGGGTCTTGGCCGGGAGAGGGTTCTTGCCCAGCAGGAAGATCCTGGCATGGAGAGAAGACTGCGGCTGCAGGGTGTTCCTGGCCTGGTGGGGAGTCCTTTCTGGGCAAGCGTTCCTGGCCCACAGAAGGTTCTTTGCAAGAAGGTGAGTCTTTGCTGGGCACGGATCCTGGGCCAGCAGAAGGTTTCTGGCCAGAAGAGGAGTCCTCTTTGGGTGGAAGCTCTTGTCCAGGAAGAGGCTCCTGGCCAGGAGAGGGGTCCTTCCTGGGTGAGGGGTCGTTGGCACCCggccccttcccttcctccccggGCATCTCCTTCTTCTCATCCGTCTCTGACTCCTCAAACATCtgtgaaataaagagaaaatgagaaaggctTACAAGAGGAGACTACCATGCACAAGTCAGTGTCAGAGATGGAAAATGAGGCGGCGATCTGAAACCCACACCCTGTACCCCATGGTGTGAAAGCCGAAGGGCCCCGTGGAAACCCGACAGCCCCTTTGGCTTAgctgaatatgggcttcccaccCTCACTGCCTTGCTGGAAACTTGCACTCCATCAAAAcatggagaagagggagaggtTAGTTACCATTATATGGCTCCTCTCATATGCCAGGAGCCGTGGCAGAATAAACCCCTCTCATGTAATGTTccccaggggctttcctggtggctcagaaggttaaaaaaaatccatctgcaatataggagacccagacttgagccctgggtcgggaagatcccctggagaagggaatggcaacccactccagtattcttgccaggaggatcccgtggacagaggagcctggtgggctacagtccatggggtcacaaagagtcggacacgactgagtcactaatACTAACATGTAATGTTCCCAATAGCCCTCGAATGGGAGTGTCACGGTCCCTCTGTGAGTGAGTCGCTCTGTGAATAAATGAGGAGCAGACAGCCTTGGCCTTCACGGACCAGAATCAAACCAAGCCCCAAACCAGAGCAGCTACCAAGTGAGAGAATCCCAGACCCAGACAAAGGATATCTTCCACCTGAACCAAAGTCTTTTAAAAGCCTTAGTGAGTCATTTGAAGAAGAACTTGCTCTGAATGTTCAGCTCTTTTTGAAACTAGTAAACCGGAAGAAAACCAGAACTTCAAAATACTGCACATACCTATACTCAACAGATGTCACAGACATGTGGAACCTCACTGAGGGATCACCCACCCCGCGCTTTTTAAACTGTGTTTGGAGGAACCTCAGGAGTCACACGTACAAACCAAAGAGGAAGCATTCCTGCCTCACACACCACCCTCAGAATCCTTGGAGTTTTCGCTGGGTTCCTGCAGATTTCATTTGCAAAGGGGAAAATACTGCCCTTACTCCGAGTCTGAAAAAGCAGCTATCTCACAGGAAGACTGGGGCTCAGAGAAAGTCAGGGGTGTCCCAGGGGCACAGCCACACGGGAAAGTGGGTCAGGCTTGGGCAAGGCTGGGCGcccccatcacaggcaaggactTGGAGTGCTAGACCGGGAACTGCTCAGAGCCCAAGTTCCGTCCATGAAGAGGCCACGAGGACATGGAACTAATGAAAGAGGAAGATGCCACACATTCATGGGAACTGTACAgataaggacacacacacacacacacacaggcggaGAATTTCAGGGTAAATGTCTCAGAACATAGGTTAAGAGTTCTTACTGTAAAGACCACTCATGTCCATTTGATGGATGAAGAAGCTGGGCCCAAAGAGCAAGGGCTTACCCTCTATGGCACAGCTGCCAGAGACTGAAAGGCTATGCCTGCAGCTGGGAACTCTTCTAAGCCCTGGGCCTGCCAGGCCTCACATCTGGGAGTAAGGGGCCCAGCCACAGCCCAGGGCAGCTGCCGCACCCACGTGTCAGGGGTCACAGTGGCGTCTGGGAGCAGCAGAGTGGATGTGAAAGGCCAGCGGGGTAAGAACCACCGCCTgggaggatgaaagtgaaagcccctcccacctccacctccagggttgggggagggagaaaGTTGCTGAGCCAGGAGGGGGAGCCTCAGAGTCTGGTTCCCAGGTACAGGCAAAGACGGGGGCCCACTCACCCCGAGGACTGCCTGCCCTGCAAATCCTGCCCGCAGCTCCACGGTGAAGATTATCCACCCAGGAAACCCTCAGGCCACACTGCCCCAGACCCGGGAACTTTGGCGAGCCCATATCCCCACTGcgcagatggggagactgaggcccagaaaggagaaggggccaacccAGAATCACACAGGGGGCCAGGAAGAGCCAGTCCCTAAACCCTCTGGACCTCCGGCTCGCTACCTATGAAATGGGATGAGCGAGGTACCCAGGGGACACATGAGGAGAGTATGCTATGAAAGTCCAAAGCTCTGAAAGGGGATGGTGGTGGTAGGGTGGGGGTTGTGGTGATGAAACCAATGTCACAAAACTCAAACAGTGGCACATCTTTCTCATGGACCCCTAGAAGCAAACTGTCAAGGCTCCCAGAATCGAAGTTGGCAACTGTGATTCCAGGCGCCCCAATCCAGGAATCTCATCTGAGAACCTTAGTTTGGTCCCAGGGGCGTCAGAGAGACCCTCCACTGAACTGACAGGAAGACAGAGGGCCCAGCCTGGACAGTGACCTAGGGACTTGCCCAAAGGCACCCGTCAACACAGGGCTAAGCTGGGGTTAGAGCCTGACTCCTGGCTTTCTTCCCAAGCCCCCTTCGAATCTCAGTTCCCAAGGCAGCCCAGCTCctgcccacctcctcccaccagcAAGCATTCTCcatcaaaaaaagcaaactgTGGGCAACGCCAGCTCCCTGGTGTCCCACATTCTCTCACCTCCCCCtctgccaggcccctccatcTGGAAGCACGGACAGTCGGAAGTAGCAATTGGTGCCCTTGGGGCCTGGCACTGGGCCCCGAGAGAGGAGCAGGCCGCCTTTCCCCTtcctgggggtggagtggggcagGGCCTGCACCAGCAGTGACTGCAGCCGAACCACCTGCCCCTCGAGAAAGTGCAGCACCAGACCCAAAACCAGAAATGCAAGTCAGCCTGCCTCTGCCAATCCCGAGCTCAGCCGAGGCCAAAGCAAACAAAGCCGGGAGGGGAAGTGCCTCTGCCCTCAGGGGGCCCCCGCCCCGGGGACACTGAGAAACCACTCAGGACCCAGGGCTCTCACAGCACCCAGCGGTTCCTGCTCAGACAGCCCAAGTCAGACTTCGGTTTTGCTTCCAGCAGTGTCATTTCCTAGCTGTGCAAGAACATGGCCAAGCCTCCCCGAATTCTCCGAGCCCTGATTCCTTACCTGGAACGGAGCCGTGATATCACACCAAACTCACAGGACTAAGTTCATGCTCTTCACGGGGCCCGGCCCCAAAGAAGCATTTGATAAAGCGGGAGCTATTCTTGGTCTAGGCTTATCTTTGTCATTGTTGTGGAGTCgcccggtcgtgtctgactctttgcgcccccatgcactgtagccccctaggctcctcggtccatgggattctccaggaaagaatactggagtgggctgtcatccCCTTagagatcaggaaactgaggtctcCGAGGCTAAGGGCATTACCTAAGAAATGGGAAGCTGATTCAGTACTGGAACGCCTGTCTCCTAGTCAAGGGTCTCTCCCAGTCAAGGGTCTCTCCCCACTTCCTTGGATCTTTACACACAAGGGCAGGGGTGCGGGGTGAGGGGAGGCCCAGGAGTTTAGAGGGAGGGGGAGCAGGCTGTGAGCAATGGCCCTTCACCCAGGCCCATCCCCCACAGGGCAGACATTGGCAAAGAAGGACCAGCTCAGAACAGACCAGGTTCTGTTTCGTGTGAGCCGCCTGAGTAGGCTTGGTCAGATCTGTGTTCCTGGGAAAGCTGGAGTGTGGGGTACCCGAGAGGGCAGAGGGCCTCTGGAACAGAAAACCTCAGAAACCTTATGGGAGAGGGTTGCAAGTAAAGAGAATTAGGacgggaaaggagagaaaggcgAGAGCCACGTTACAGAACGGATGCCAGGCAGGAGCTGGTCCTGGGAGCAGCGAAACAACACAAGCAGAGCTGAGCTATGTGAAACTGTTCTGGGCGGGGTGACAGGTCATGGGGGTGGCGGGAGGACTGGAGTGCACGTGTCCACGCAGTCATTCATTCTCCGGGCACTGAGTTaggtcctggggtgggggtggggacagcaGAGGCCAAGTCCTACGCAATCGCTGCCCTCCCCTGAGCAGAAAAGCAAAGGCTGAACAACTGGTCTTAAGGAATGCAGTGAGTGCTCTGAAGGaagtgcaggcagctggggacacCCTGTTAGGCAGCTGTTACAGCAGGTTGGGGTGCCAAGAATTCATCCAAGATGGCCCAGAGACCAGCTGACTCGCCCA comes from Dama dama isolate Ldn47 chromosome 16, ASM3311817v1, whole genome shotgun sequence and encodes:
- the RGS3 gene encoding regulator of G-protein signaling 3 isoform X6 translates to MFEESETDEKKEMPGEEGKGPGANDPSPRKDPSPGQEPLPGQELPPKEDSSSGQKPSAGPGSVPSKDSPSCKEPSVGQERLPRKDSPPGQEHPAAAVFSPCQDLPAGQEPSPGQDPLISKDLPALQEPPAQDLPPRQDLPPGQSPLAAEPLAEEITSSGDPPAATGNPPVASKPNFVIPEVRLDSTYSQKAGAEAGSSGDEEDAEEAEEGEEDEDEDTSDDNYGERGEAKRSSMIETGQGAEGGLSLRVQNSLRRRTHSEGSLLQENRGPCFSSDTTLHCSDGEGTASAWAMPSPRTLKKELGRNGGSMHHLSLFFTGHRKMSGPDTVGDDDDTSRKRKSKNLAKDMKNKLGIFRRRNESPGAQPTGKTDKVMKSFKPTSEEALKWGESLEKLLVHKYGLAVFQAFLRTEFSEENLEFWLACEDFKKVKSQSKMAAKAKKIFAEYIAIQACKEVNLDSYTREHTKDNLQSVTRGCFDLAQKRIFGLMEKDSYPRFLRSDLYLDLINQKKMSPPL